The proteins below come from a single Roseiflexus sp. RS-1 genomic window:
- a CDS encoding NAD-dependent epimerase/dehydratase family protein, protein MRLLITGIGGFVGRHMAVYAVTRGATVVGINRTMRPVPGAELFVADLDSASATADAVKAAAAEAVIHLAAHTPANCPQLPLQEWLTGTPVATLNLLEAVRIHCPRAKVLIVSSSAVYGQVPLDRLPVTEDHPVQPATMYGVSKAIQELLAIRYVSEYGLQVIRARPFNLVGPGEPRGMLTSTLAAQITAIAAGKQPPVVRMRHRATSRDFTDVRDAVAAYWALLERGEPGGVYNVCSGTATPVGDIVERLLRLAGIDAAVEETGAHTSGDILIQAGSAARLTAATGWRPRFDLDASLRDLLATFAS, encoded by the coding sequence ATGCGTTTGTTGATCACCGGCATCGGCGGTTTTGTTGGACGCCATATGGCAGTTTATGCCGTTACCCGGGGTGCAACTGTGGTTGGCATTAACCGGACGATGCGCCCGGTACCCGGTGCTGAATTGTTTGTGGCGGATCTGGATAGCGCCAGCGCAACGGCAGATGCAGTAAAGGCAGCAGCAGCTGAAGCCGTCATCCACCTTGCTGCGCATACTCCAGCCAATTGCCCGCAGTTGCCACTGCAGGAATGGCTGACCGGCACGCCGGTCGCTACGCTTAATCTGCTCGAAGCAGTACGTATTCATTGCCCGCGGGCGAAGGTGCTGATCGTCAGTTCATCGGCAGTGTATGGTCAGGTTCCCCTTGATCGCCTGCCAGTCACTGAAGATCATCCTGTACAGCCTGCGACGATGTATGGGGTCAGTAAGGCAATACAGGAACTTCTGGCAATCCGCTATGTTTCTGAGTACGGGTTGCAGGTGATTCGTGCTCGACCGTTCAATCTCGTCGGTCCCGGCGAACCACGAGGCATGCTGACCAGTACGCTTGCAGCACAGATTACCGCCATTGCTGCAGGGAAACAACCACCGGTTGTGCGTATGCGACACCGTGCTACAAGTCGCGATTTTACCGATGTGCGTGACGCTGTTGCGGCGTATTGGGCGCTGCTGGAGCGCGGCGAACCCGGCGGAGTATACAATGTCTGCTCTGGCACAGCGACTCCTGTTGGTGATATTGTTGAACGATTATTACGGTTAGCCGGGATCGATGCCGCTGTCGAGGAAACAGGAGCACATACTTCTGGCGATATCCTGATTCAGGCTGGCAGTGCGGCACGACTGACGGCGGCAACAGGATGGCGACCTCGTTTTGATCTCGATGCAAGTCTGCGCGATTTGCTGGCAACGTTTGCATCCTGA
- a CDS encoding nucleotidyltransferase family protein has protein sequence MKAVILAGGRGTRLAPYTTILPKPLMPIGDKPILDIVIRQLRYYGFTDITLAVGYLAELLVAYFGDGDRFGVTIRYSREEQPLGTAGPIALVDGLDEPFLVMNGDVLTTLNFSELMAFHRSSGAIATIATYPRSVKIDLGVIEHNEHGLLTRYIEKPTHYYRVSMGIYIFDPRACTYIPRGHRLDLPDLLIDMMQKGEKIQCYLHDGYWLDIGRVDDYQQAVEDFEQRRERFLPFELE, from the coding sequence ATGAAAGCAGTCATTCTGGCAGGTGGACGTGGTACACGCCTTGCGCCATATACAACCATTCTTCCCAAGCCGTTGATGCCGATTGGTGACAAGCCGATTCTGGATATTGTCATTCGCCAATTGCGCTACTATGGGTTCACCGATATTACACTTGCAGTCGGTTATCTTGCCGAGTTGCTTGTGGCATATTTCGGTGACGGTGATCGTTTTGGGGTTACTATTCGATACTCGCGTGAAGAGCAACCGCTTGGCACCGCCGGACCGATTGCACTGGTTGATGGACTGGATGAACCGTTTCTTGTAATGAATGGCGATGTGCTGACAACCCTGAACTTTAGTGAACTCATGGCATTTCATCGATCAAGCGGTGCAATCGCCACAATTGCCACCTATCCGCGAAGTGTCAAGATCGATCTTGGGGTCATTGAGCATAATGAGCATGGTTTGCTGACTCGCTATATTGAGAAGCCAACACATTATTACCGGGTCAGCATGGGGATCTATATTTTCGATCCACGCGCCTGTACGTACATTCCGCGCGGTCATCGTCTCGATCTTCCCGATCTTTTGATCGACATGATGCAGAAAGGGGAAAAAATCCAGTGCTATCTCCACGACGGTTACTGGCTGGATATTGGACGGGTCGATGATTACCAGCAGGCGGTTGAGGATTTTGAGCAGCGCCGCGAGCGTTTTTTGCCATTTGAGTTAGAGTAA
- a CDS encoding GDP-mannose 4,6-dehydratase: MVSTDTVLVTGAGGFIGSHLVEALVARGFRVRAFVRYNGRGDPGLLRDLPSDMRAQIEIIFGDLRDSHAVHEATRGVDTIFHLGALIAIPYSYVHPRETVETNIIGTLNVLEAARAHGVRRVVHTSTSEVYGTARFVPITEEHPLQGQSPYSASKIGADKLVESFHLSFGVPTVTVRPFNTYGPRQSARAVIPTIITQALTRSVVRLGDLRPTRDLNYVSDTVAGFLAAAERDQAIGQAINLASNDEISIGELAEKIIALVGRQVTIDVDESRLRPETSEVFRLHGDNRLAHELLGWKPLVSLDEGLRRTIDWIAQHIDRYDPLHYQV, encoded by the coding sequence ATGGTATCAACAGACACTGTCCTCGTTACCGGCGCAGGCGGGTTCATCGGCAGTCATCTGGTCGAAGCTCTTGTTGCTCGTGGTTTCCGTGTGCGTGCGTTTGTGCGCTACAATGGGCGCGGTGATCCAGGGTTGTTACGCGACCTGCCATCCGACATGCGCGCGCAGATCGAGATCATTTTCGGCGATCTGCGCGACAGTCATGCGGTTCATGAAGCAACACGCGGCGTCGATACGATTTTTCATCTGGGAGCGCTCATCGCCATCCCTTATTCATATGTGCATCCGCGGGAAACTGTCGAAACCAATATCATCGGCACGCTGAACGTCCTGGAGGCAGCGCGCGCTCACGGGGTTCGTCGTGTGGTGCATACGTCGACCAGCGAGGTGTATGGCACGGCACGTTTCGTCCCGATTACCGAGGAGCATCCATTGCAGGGTCAATCGCCCTACTCAGCCAGTAAAATTGGCGCAGACAAACTTGTTGAGAGTTTTCATCTATCGTTTGGCGTGCCAACGGTCACGGTACGTCCGTTCAACACGTATGGTCCGCGTCAATCAGCGCGGGCGGTCATTCCGACCATTATCACTCAGGCGTTGACCCGTTCGGTTGTTCGTCTGGGTGATCTGCGTCCAACCCGTGATCTCAACTATGTGAGCGATACGGTCGCCGGTTTTCTGGCGGCTGCAGAACGAGACCAGGCGATAGGTCAGGCCATTAATCTGGCGAGTAATGATGAGATCAGTATTGGCGAGCTGGCAGAAAAGATTATTGCACTGGTCGGTCGTCAGGTTACAATTGACGTTGATGAGTCCCGGTTGCGTCCGGAGACCAGCGAAGTGTTTCGTTTGCACGGCGACAATCGTCTGGCGCACGAGTTGCTCGGATGGAAGCCACTGGTGAGTCTTGACGAAGGGTTGCGACGCACAATCGACTGGATTGCGCAGCATATCGACCGGTACGATCCATTGCATTACCAGGTGTAG
- a CDS encoding lysylphosphatidylglycerol synthase transmembrane domain-containing protein: protein MLNSNFMRNILFHRSWWLSLAFIISSATLVLALRDVDLCRSFTIVQHANPGLLALAGIVFSGSYVVRALRWYMLLENECNMKPRVVFWATTIGYLYNSLLPARAGDVIRALAVSYWTGVSKSFVLASVFVERIAEVTGIALVSLLVLSVTEGAPDWINMAARLMTILSGVGIAILFLVPDVGKRIGRSLSITPVHHPRCERVIQTFQQVLRGFRTLRDAMQVARLAVVTMMIWFLETWFTILIAQALGLPIGGAIGLLLLCALSLASVVPSTPGSIGVFQFVAVTMLTPFGFSPDDAIAYIVMFQLVQYLMVMIWGGFGLWRLAASGLSLRRLREETTTIRQEVNHD from the coding sequence ATGCTGAATTCCAATTTTATGCGAAATATTTTATTTCATCGTTCCTGGTGGTTGTCGCTAGCGTTCATTATCTCATCAGCTACACTCGTTCTGGCGCTAAGAGATGTCGATCTTTGCAGATCGTTTACCATAGTGCAGCACGCGAATCCAGGTTTGCTCGCTTTGGCAGGAATAGTATTTAGCGGATCATATGTGGTGCGTGCATTGCGATGGTATATGCTCCTCGAAAATGAGTGTAACATGAAACCGCGAGTCGTGTTCTGGGCTACGACTATTGGATATCTTTACAATAGCCTGCTACCAGCTCGAGCCGGAGATGTTATTCGAGCACTTGCTGTTAGCTATTGGACGGGTGTTAGTAAGAGCTTCGTCCTTGCCTCCGTGTTTGTTGAGCGCATTGCCGAGGTTACAGGGATTGCTCTGGTCAGTCTATTAGTGCTAAGCGTAACAGAGGGAGCGCCTGATTGGATCAATATGGCTGCACGCTTAATGACAATCCTGTCTGGTGTTGGCATTGCGATACTGTTTTTAGTACCGGATGTGGGAAAAAGGATTGGAAGGAGCCTTTCTATCACACCTGTACATCACCCTCGTTGTGAACGTGTTATCCAGACTTTCCAGCAAGTGTTGCGTGGTTTTCGCACATTACGGGATGCTATGCAAGTTGCACGACTCGCGGTTGTTACGATGATGATATGGTTTTTAGAGACATGGTTCACCATTTTGATAGCACAGGCACTAGGTCTCCCCATCGGGGGCGCAATAGGTTTGCTGCTGCTATGCGCTCTCAGTCTTGCAAGTGTTGTTCCATCCACTCCTGGCTCTATCGGTGTCTTTCAATTTGTCGCAGTTACAATGCTTACTCCCTTTGGCTTCTCACCAGACGATGCGATTGCGTATATTGTTATGTTTCAACTGGTTCAGTATTTGATGGTTATGATATGGGGAGGTTTCGGTCTATGGCGTCTTGCTGCTTCGGGTTTGTCGCTCCGTCGTCTTCGTGAGGAGACGACCACTATACGGCAGGAGGTTAATCATGACTGA
- a CDS encoding class I SAM-dependent methyltransferase: MPTCIVCRSTQHLLFYEGILRCSECGHVFADVTLDDERLWSIYRRDYFFGEEYSDYVADQRVIQKNFRKRLSVLRRFINPEKHSRLLEIGCAYGFFLDLVRKQFKIAVGLDISEDGVRYAREELGVDAYQVDFLHYDCSPQIFDVICMWDTIEHIRDPHLYIEKASSVMSSGGLLALTTGDIESLLSRLQRERWRMIHPPTHIHYFSRRTIERLLRQYGFEIVYNRYCGFFRSIDNIFYNLFILRQKNHIFIILSENPVLVDLISILTYMILCL; encoded by the coding sequence ATGCCTACTTGCATAGTTTGTCGTTCAACACAGCACCTTCTGTTCTATGAAGGAATTCTCCGTTGTTCAGAGTGTGGTCATGTTTTTGCTGATGTTACTTTGGACGATGAACGTCTGTGGAGTATTTATCGAAGAGATTATTTTTTTGGTGAGGAATATAGTGATTATGTTGCGGACCAGCGAGTTATTCAAAAGAATTTCCGAAAAAGACTTTCAGTTTTGCGGAGATTTATCAATCCAGAGAAGCATAGTCGCTTGCTTGAAATAGGCTGTGCTTATGGATTCTTTCTCGATCTGGTTCGAAAACAATTCAAAATTGCCGTTGGACTGGATATATCTGAAGATGGTGTTCGTTATGCACGTGAAGAACTTGGGGTTGATGCTTATCAGGTCGACTTTTTGCATTACGATTGCTCCCCTCAGATATTTGATGTTATCTGCATGTGGGATACAATAGAGCATATTCGTGATCCACATCTATATATCGAAAAGGCATCCTCAGTCATGTCTTCAGGTGGTCTGCTGGCTCTAACTACAGGAGATATTGAGAGTCTGTTATCAAGGCTTCAGCGGGAGCGCTGGCGCATGATTCACCCGCCAACTCACATACACTATTTCTCAAGGCGTACAATTGAACGTTTATTGCGTCAATATGGCTTTGAAATCGTTTATAACCGTTATTGTGGTTTCTTTAGGAGTATTGATAATATATTCTATAACTTGTTTATACTTCGCCAAAAAAACCATATATTTATAATATTATCAGAAAATCCGGTCTTAGTCGATTTGATTTCTATATTAACTTATATGATATTATGTTTGTGA
- a CDS encoding glycosyltransferase family 2 protein has product MRRTITIVSPVYNECEIITTFYAELKKVLDAIADSYESTICFVVDRSTDGTLDILRDIARVDRSVRVIAMTGRFGHQMCLLAGIDYSDSDVLIMLDSDLQHPPDLIPIMLRYYEEGYDVVYTIREDTNDVHFAKRVASKLFYRLLNQISQVPINENAADFRLISRRVVKVFQKRIRERNLFLRGFFEWMGFRSIAVPFKVRKRAGGFSKYSFTRMFRFALDGVISFSKQPLRAATVFGLLIALFGFLLSFVTAVQYFIFSSFPSGWTTLVVLMSIFSGTQLVFLGVIGEYIGAIFDEVKARPHYIIDELINFNENTEEN; this is encoded by the coding sequence ATGAGACGAACAATCACCATTGTCAGTCCCGTTTATAACGAGTGCGAGATAATTACCACCTTCTACGCCGAATTGAAGAAGGTGCTTGATGCAATCGCAGATTCGTATGAATCGACCATCTGTTTTGTGGTTGATCGCAGCACTGATGGGACGCTCGATATATTGCGGGACATCGCAAGAGTTGATCGAAGTGTGCGTGTAATAGCAATGACGGGTCGGTTTGGACATCAAATGTGCCTGCTAGCTGGCATAGATTATAGTGACAGCGACGTTCTTATTATGCTTGACAGTGATTTACAGCATCCGCCAGATCTCATTCCAATTATGCTACGCTATTACGAAGAGGGCTACGATGTTGTCTACACCATACGTGAAGATACGAATGATGTTCATTTTGCTAAACGTGTAGCTTCTAAATTATTCTACCGCCTCTTAAATCAGATATCTCAGGTTCCTATCAACGAAAATGCTGCTGATTTTCGGTTGATATCCCGACGCGTAGTCAAGGTGTTTCAAAAACGTATCCGCGAGAGAAATCTGTTCTTGCGTGGTTTTTTTGAATGGATGGGCTTTCGAAGCATCGCAGTGCCGTTCAAAGTTCGTAAACGAGCCGGAGGGTTCAGTAAGTATTCTTTCACTCGCATGTTTCGTTTTGCGCTTGATGGTGTAATATCGTTCAGTAAGCAACCGCTACGAGCTGCAACAGTTTTTGGTCTTTTGATTGCTTTGTTCGGTTTCCTTCTGTCTTTCGTTACCGCTGTTCAATATTTCATATTCAGTTCGTTTCCATCTGGATGGACGACTCTTGTAGTACTAATGTCGATATTTAGCGGTACTCAGCTTGTCTTTCTGGGCGTTATTGGCGAGTACATAGGTGCAATTTTCGATGAAGTCAAAGCGAGACCGCACTACATTATCGACGAATTGATAAACTTCAACGAAAACACCGAGGAAAACTGA
- a CDS encoding IS5-like element ISRfsp3 family transposase (programmed frameshift) — MCKYRSIIENPEKLRSMTGLTVEEFHALVPIFHAAFEAYMKRRTIDGRVRYCRRYVSYANSPLPTTEDKLLFILTYLKQNPTQVMHGHLFQMSQSNVSKWVHLLHGALNYALSQQNLLPARTADDLARRLQEEPSCEEPSCEEPSCEEPSCEEPSCEEPSCEEPSCEEPSHATKAPPFFIHDGVERPIRRPSDKVDRELYYSGKKKRHTLKNVLIIDEFGSIHFLSDTYEGRVHDKCIADEAGYTLPNASILYQDAGFQGFTLPGVQIMQPKKKPRNGTLTPQEKEENRRISSVRVRIEHVIGDIKRYRIIHDIIRFSCSEFRDMVMETCCGLHNFRIWLKRKKQSKNQNES, encoded by the exons ATGTGTAAGTATCGATCCATTATCGAAAATCCGGAGAAATTACGCTCTATGACCGGACTGACCGTTGAAGAGTTCCACGCGCTGGTTCCGATCTTCCACGCCGCATTTGAAGCGTATATGAAACGTCGCACGATTGATGGCCGCGTCCGATATTGTCGTCGCTACGTCTCGTATGCAAACTCGCCGCTTCCGACAACAGAAGATAAATTGCTCTTTATTTTGACCTACTTAAAACAAAACCCAACGCAAGTGATGCACGGACACCTCTTTCAAATGAGCCAATCAAACGTAAGCAAATGGGTGCATCTTTTGCACGGAGCGCTGAACTATGCGCTTTCACAGCAAAATCTCCTGCCTGCGCGCACTGCCGACGACCTGGCGAGGCGATTGCAGGAAGAACCGTCGTGTGAAGAACCGTCGTGTGAAGAACCGTCGTGTGAAGAACCGTCGTGTGAAGAACCGTCGTGTGAAGAACCGTCGTGTGAAGAACCGTCGTGTGAAGAACCGTCGCATGCGACAAAAGCGCCCCCCT TTTTTATCCATGACGGCGTAGAACGTCCCATTCGCCGTCCAAGCGACAAAGTCGACCGGGAGTTGTATTACAGCGGTAAGAAGAAACGACATACGCTTAAGAACGTTCTCATCATTGATGAGTTTGGCTCTATTCACTTTTTGAGTGACACCTACGAAGGAAGGGTCCACGATAAATGTATTGCGGATGAAGCGGGATACACCCTTCCAAACGCGAGCATTCTCTATCAAGACGCCGGATTTCAAGGATTTACCCTGCCTGGCGTCCAGATTATGCAGCCAAAGAAGAAGCCGCGCAATGGAACCCTCACGCCGCAGGAAAAGGAGGAAAACCGGCGTATCTCATCCGTTCGCGTTCGTATTGAACATGTTATCGGCGATATCAAGCGGTATCGAATCATTCACGACATTATCCGCTTCAGTTGTTCCGAATTTCGGGATATGGTCATGGAAACATGTTGCGGGCTGCATAACTTCCGAATTTGGCTGAAACGCAAAAAGCAGTCCAAAAATCAAAACGAATCTTGA
- a CDS encoding ArnT family glycosyltransferase — protein MNSVLEESYVKQRSYAWLVSSLLFFLASMLMIFFAVPSLGKPYIMDEMEYPSVAQAILETGKPVYYRGELTPENIGLWHPPLYIAWYAFWFNIFGSSVQSARFFGAFNAIILFFIMFVFTLRRWEFQRNSSPFFVWPLALFLAIVAAATSPLFVQGSTLPDIDTQVLPLVLVGFLLFVFEMRRTRHFDWVYLVFLVFGVVIQIYAKISTLLLLIPTLIVFEIMNVIGEKRLFNFRFRRLKRMNGHLFAFLFLVNSGWYSVLLRVLWVIVAIFVSFTLFVASWFVIANIWGVDYRNPFFYLSYSSNNPLNFAGSSGLGSVVFTIISDMRSHFSYAVTWIGIPVLLFVFIVTVIELRNSQKGLFCRSERFALLVFFTSLLLLYLILRPAPFVFPKYWPPLIPVISLLIADFLMSFDNRRRFFVVLLLLFVGTIVHQVYIQINPVTSGRDFILTLYTEWPKEPLVYQWQILPLIVALIVSVIVALFMKDDILGFLAVGALVVVLGWQINVVTHQMRVSYSTTYMYGEQSIDDVTDYLRRSLPDGAIVIAPKDVGYRLQDRWRYIELYADPRPYLDRPGVQVLVMRTNDYYGNTIRDTPEIASEVASRFDLDATIGSFSVFLRKP, from the coding sequence ATGAATAGCGTTCTTGAAGAAAGTTATGTCAAGCAGCGCTCTTATGCGTGGCTTGTATCTTCTTTACTCTTTTTTCTGGCATCGATGCTCATGATCTTTTTTGCTGTCCCATCTCTCGGTAAACCATATATTATGGACGAAATGGAGTATCCTTCCGTCGCTCAAGCGATTTTAGAAACTGGGAAGCCTGTTTATTACCGTGGTGAATTGACGCCCGAGAATATTGGTCTTTGGCACCCTCCTCTATATATAGCATGGTATGCATTCTGGTTCAATATTTTCGGTTCTTCTGTGCAGTCCGCCCGATTTTTTGGCGCATTTAACGCTATCATCTTATTTTTTATTATGTTTGTGTTTACATTGAGAAGATGGGAATTTCAAAGAAACTCTTCTCCATTTTTTGTGTGGCCATTAGCGCTATTTCTTGCTATTGTCGCTGCCGCGACATCTCCGTTATTTGTTCAAGGATCTACTCTTCCTGATATCGACACGCAAGTTCTTCCTCTGGTTTTGGTGGGTTTTCTTTTGTTTGTCTTTGAAATGCGCCGTACTAGGCATTTCGATTGGGTTTATCTGGTTTTTCTCGTGTTTGGCGTAGTAATTCAAATCTATGCAAAAATTTCCACCTTGCTTTTGTTGATTCCAACACTTATCGTTTTTGAGATCATGAATGTAATAGGCGAAAAAAGATTGTTCAATTTTCGATTTCGTCGTTTAAAACGGATGAATGGACATCTCTTTGCATTCCTTTTCTTGGTCAATTCGGGCTGGTATAGCGTCTTATTAAGAGTTCTCTGGGTAATTGTTGCCATATTTGTTTCGTTTACCCTTTTTGTTGCAAGCTGGTTTGTTATTGCGAATATCTGGGGTGTTGATTATAGAAATCCCTTTTTCTATCTCAGTTATTCTTCAAATAATCCCTTGAATTTCGCTGGATCAAGTGGACTGGGTTCGGTCGTTTTTACGATTATTAGTGATATGAGATCTCATTTCAGTTATGCTGTAACATGGATAGGAATTCCCGTACTGTTATTTGTCTTTATCGTGACGGTTATTGAACTGCGCAATTCACAGAAGGGGCTTTTTTGTCGATCCGAGCGTTTTGCTCTATTAGTGTTCTTTACTTCCTTACTCCTCTTGTATCTTATTCTCCGTCCGGCGCCCTTTGTATTCCCGAAATACTGGCCACCGCTGATTCCGGTTATTTCTCTTCTTATCGCCGACTTTTTGATGTCTTTCGATAACAGGCGACGCTTTTTTGTTGTCTTGTTGCTATTATTCGTAGGAACTATAGTACATCAGGTGTATATTCAGATTAATCCAGTAACAAGCGGTCGGGACTTTATTCTCACCTTATACACTGAATGGCCCAAAGAGCCGCTTGTGTATCAATGGCAAATATTACCTCTGATAGTTGCCTTGATCGTATCAGTTATCGTTGCACTTTTTATGAAGGATGATATTCTCGGTTTTCTGGCTGTCGGTGCGCTTGTTGTTGTATTGGGATGGCAGATCAATGTAGTGACACATCAGATGCGAGTTTCTTATTCGACAACGTATATGTACGGCGAACAATCTATTGATGATGTAACTGACTACTTAAGACGAAGTTTGCCCGACGGTGCGATCGTGATCGCCCCGAAAGATGTAGGTTACAGGTTGCAGGATCGATGGCGGTATATCGAACTGTACGCCGATCCCAGACCTTATCTTGATCGTCCGGGTGTGCAAGTGCTGGTCATGCGGACGAATGACTACTATGGTAATACTATTCGTGATACGCCGGAAATAGCCTCAGAAGTAGCGAGTCGATTCGATCTTGATGCAACTATCGGGAGTTTTTCCGTATTTTTGCGGAAACCGTGA
- a CDS encoding glycosyltransferase family 2 protein, which translates to MWEGKTVSVILPTYNEKDSIRKCVEDFFATGFVDEVVVVNNNAVPGTAEEVMNTKARQVFEKRQGYGYAIQRGLEESRGDILVICEPDGTFRPKDILRFLSYADEFDVVLGTRTTRELIGERANMGFFLRWGNWAVAKMIMLLFNTTSLSDVGCTFRLLHRHVYQQIRPYFSVGTSHFGVEMMLIIFMQKFRTIEISVNYLERVGVSSVTGDIKKAVVLGVTMIAFTLRFYLLHVILRREIPKSVELDTSHDPYIGS; encoded by the coding sequence ATGTGGGAAGGTAAGACGGTCTCAGTTATCTTGCCGACGTACAACGAGAAGGACTCAATTCGTAAGTGTGTTGAGGATTTTTTTGCTACAGGTTTCGTTGATGAGGTGGTGGTTGTGAACAATAACGCCGTTCCGGGAACAGCGGAAGAAGTGATGAATACTAAAGCACGGCAGGTATTCGAGAAACGGCAGGGATATGGTTATGCCATTCAACGCGGTCTTGAAGAGTCAAGAGGAGATATACTGGTAATCTGTGAACCTGATGGTACATTTCGGCCTAAAGATATTCTTCGCTTCTTATCATACGCTGATGAATTTGATGTTGTTCTTGGCACCAGAACAACACGAGAGCTTATTGGTGAACGCGCTAATATGGGCTTTTTCTTGCGATGGGGAAATTGGGCGGTTGCAAAAATGATCATGCTTCTCTTTAATACGACGAGCCTGAGTGACGTTGGGTGTACGTTTCGACTGCTTCATCGCCACGTTTACCAGCAAATACGACCATATTTTTCAGTAGGGACATCCCACTTTGGGGTGGAGATGATGCTTATCATTTTTATGCAGAAATTTCGCACTATTGAGATCAGCGTTAATTATTTAGAGCGAGTGGGTGTTTCATCTGTCACCGGGGATATTAAAAAAGCAGTAGTACTGGGTGTGACGATGATAGCTTTTACGCTTCGTTTTTACCTGCTTCATGTCATACTACGTCGAGAAATTCCCAAAAGTGTGGAACTTGATACAAGTCATGATCCGTATATCGGTTCTTAA
- a CDS encoding class I SAM-dependent methyltransferase has product MFLITRNGVDSRRLTQNAEHFDAIAGSVYDESIPEHIMRHLTRRRVNLVRRVLPAGGVLDVGCGTGRFLSALPSDVYQRFGIDVSPGMIRTAYHRDASLRCCVASGTALPYADESFDVVFCAAVLHHIADPVAVKQTIVEIIRVLRRGGFAVIWDHNPLNPYWPLLMRRVPQDTGDERLIPRREIAAALSDISGMYPLNVRWRCMTFIPDFAPEWGLPVWRWMEQILEQIPLIRNLAAHNVALVYRLPT; this is encoded by the coding sequence ATGTTTCTGATCACAAGAAACGGTGTGGATAGTCGTCGTTTGACTCAAAACGCAGAACACTTTGATGCCATTGCCGGCAGTGTCTACGATGAGAGCATCCCGGAGCACATCATGCGGCATTTGACTAGGCGTCGTGTCAATCTTGTACGACGGGTGTTGCCTGCTGGTGGTGTATTGGATGTTGGTTGCGGCACGGGACGCTTTTTGAGCGCTCTCCCCTCGGATGTGTATCAGCGGTTTGGTATAGATGTATCGCCTGGCATGATTCGGACTGCTTATCATAGGGACGCTTCGTTACGGTGTTGTGTCGCCAGTGGTACTGCTCTTCCTTATGCAGATGAGAGTTTTGACGTTGTGTTCTGTGCAGCAGTACTGCATCATATTGCTGATCCTGTGGCAGTAAAGCAGACGATTGTGGAGATCATACGAGTTCTTCGAAGAGGCGGCTTTGCTGTTATTTGGGACCACAATCCGTTGAACCCATACTGGCCCCTACTTATGCGCCGTGTACCGCAGGATACTGGTGATGAACGCCTTATACCGCGGCGTGAAATAGCAGCAGCACTCAGTGATATCAGTGGAATGTATCCTCTCAACGTCCGATGGCGTTGCATGACCTTCATCCCCGATTTTGCCCCAGAGTGGGGTTTGCCAGTGTGGAGATGGATGGAACAGATTCTTGAACAGATACCTCTCATTCGCAATCTTGCGGCTCACAATGTCGCTCTGGTATATCGACTACCGACTTAG